From the Arvicola amphibius chromosome 2, mArvAmp1.2, whole genome shotgun sequence genome, one window contains:
- the Wasl gene encoding neural Wiskott-Aldrich syndrome protein isoform X2, with the protein MEQNDYEVSAHLRKAWQQTTEAVGVETMSSAVVQLYAADRNCMWSKKCSGVACLVKDNPQRSYFLRIFDIKDGKLLWEQELYNNFVYNSPRGYFHTFAGDTCQVALNFANEEEAKKFRKAVTDLLGRRQRKSEKRRDAPNGPNLPMATVDIKNPEITTNRFYGSQVNNISHTKEKKKGKAKKKRLTKADIGTPSNFQHIGHVGWDPNTGFDLNNLDPELKNLFDMCGISEAQLKDRETSKVIYDFIEKTGGVEAVKNELRRQAPPPPPPSRGGPPPPPPPPHSSGPPPPPARGRGAPPPPPSRAPTAAPPPPPPSRPGVVVPPPPPNRMYPPPPPALPSAAPSGPPPPPPLSTAVSAAPPPPPPPPPPPGPPPPPGLPPDGDHQVPAPSGNKAALLDQIREGAQLKKVEQNSRPVSCSGRDALLDQIRQGIQLKSVSDGQESTPPTPAPTSGIVGALMEVMQKRSKAIHSSDEDEDDDDEEDFEDDDEWED; encoded by the exons ATGGAACAGAATGATTACGAGGTTTCGGCCCATCttaggaaggcatggcagcagaccACTGAGGCAGTGGGGGTGGAG ACTATGTCTTCGGCAGTGGTGCAGTTATATGCAGCCGATCGGAACTGTATGTGGTCAAAGAAGTGCAGTGGTGTTGCTTGTCTTGTTAAGGACAATCCTCAgagatcttattttttaagaatatttgaCATTAAG GATGGGAAATTACTGTGGGAACAAGAACTATACAATAACTTTGTATATAATAGTCCTAGAGGATATTTTCATACCTTTGCTGGAGAT ACTTGTCAAGTTGCTCTTAATTTTGCCAatgaagaagaagcaaaaaagtTCCGAAAAGCAGTTACAGACCTGTTGGGCCGACGGCAGCGGAAATCTG agaaaaGACGAGATGCTCCAAATG gTCCCAATCTACCCATGGCTACAGTTGACATAAAAAATCCAGAGATCACAACAAATAGGTTTTATGGTTCACAAGTCAACAACATCTCCCacaccaaagaaaagaagaaaggaaaggctaaAAAGAAGAGACTAACCAAGGCAGATATTGGAACACCAAGTAACTTCca ACACATTGGACATGTTGGATGGGATCCAAATACAGGGTTTGAT CTCAATAATTTGGATCCAGAATTGAAGAATCTTTTTGATATGTGTGGGATCTCTGAAGCCCAACTTAAAGACAGAGAAACATCAAAAGTTATTTATGACTTTATTGAAAAGACAGGAGGTGTAGAAGCTGTTAAAAATGAACTCCGAAGGCAag caccaccacctcccccacCCTCAAGGGGtggacctcctcctcctcctccccctccccatagCTCAGGCCCTCCTCCCCCGCCTGCCCGTGGAAGGGGGGCTCCTCCGCCGCCACCTTCAAGAGCTCCTACTGctgcacctccacctccacctccttccAGGCCTGGGGTTGTTGTGCCTCCACCCCCTCCAAACAGGATGTACCCTCCGCCACCACCAGCGCTGCCCTCTGCAGCACCTTCAggcccaccacctcctccacctctgtCCACGGCAGTGTCCGCCGCGccgccgcccccgcccccaccgccgccgccaccagGGCCACCACCTCCCCCTGGCCTCCCTCCTGATGGGGATCATCAAGTTCCAGCTCCTTCAGGAAACAAAGCAGCTCTTTTGGATCAAATTAGAGAGGGTGCTCAGCTGAAAAAAGTGGAGCAGAATAGTCGGCCTGTGTCCTGCTCAGGAAGGGATGCGCTCTTAGACCAGATACGACAGGGCATCCAACTGAAGTCT GTGTCTGATGGTCAGGAGTCCACACCGCCAACACCCGCAC
- the Wasl gene encoding neural Wiskott-Aldrich syndrome protein isoform X3 produces MSSAVVQLYAADRNCMWSKKCSGVACLVKDNPQRSYFLRIFDIKDGKLLWEQELYNNFVYNSPRGYFHTFAGDTCQVALNFANEEEAKKFRKAVTDLLGRRQRKSEKRRDAPNGPNLPMATVDIKNPEITTNRFYGSQVNNISHTKEKKKGKAKKKRLTKADIGTPSNFQHIGHVGWDPNTGFDLNNLDPELKNLFDMCGISEAQLKDRETSKVIYDFIEKTGGVEAVKNELRRQAPPPPPPSRGGPPPPPPPPHSSGPPPPPARGRGAPPPPPSRAPTAAPPPPPPSRPGVVVPPPPPNRMYPPPPPALPSAAPSGPPPPPPLSTAVSAAPPPPPPPPPPPGPPPPPGLPPDGDHQVPAPSGNKAALLDQIREGAQLKKVEQNSRPVSCSGRDALLDQIRQGIQLKSVSDGQESTPPTPAPTSGIVGALMEVMQKRSKAIHSSDEDEDDDDEEDFEDDDEWED; encoded by the exons ATGTCTTCGGCAGTGGTGCAGTTATATGCAGCCGATCGGAACTGTATGTGGTCAAAGAAGTGCAGTGGTGTTGCTTGTCTTGTTAAGGACAATCCTCAgagatcttattttttaagaatatttgaCATTAAG GATGGGAAATTACTGTGGGAACAAGAACTATACAATAACTTTGTATATAATAGTCCTAGAGGATATTTTCATACCTTTGCTGGAGAT ACTTGTCAAGTTGCTCTTAATTTTGCCAatgaagaagaagcaaaaaagtTCCGAAAAGCAGTTACAGACCTGTTGGGCCGACGGCAGCGGAAATCTG agaaaaGACGAGATGCTCCAAATG gTCCCAATCTACCCATGGCTACAGTTGACATAAAAAATCCAGAGATCACAACAAATAGGTTTTATGGTTCACAAGTCAACAACATCTCCCacaccaaagaaaagaagaaaggaaaggctaaAAAGAAGAGACTAACCAAGGCAGATATTGGAACACCAAGTAACTTCca ACACATTGGACATGTTGGATGGGATCCAAATACAGGGTTTGAT CTCAATAATTTGGATCCAGAATTGAAGAATCTTTTTGATATGTGTGGGATCTCTGAAGCCCAACTTAAAGACAGAGAAACATCAAAAGTTATTTATGACTTTATTGAAAAGACAGGAGGTGTAGAAGCTGTTAAAAATGAACTCCGAAGGCAag caccaccacctcccccacCCTCAAGGGGtggacctcctcctcctcctccccctccccatagCTCAGGCCCTCCTCCCCCGCCTGCCCGTGGAAGGGGGGCTCCTCCGCCGCCACCTTCAAGAGCTCCTACTGctgcacctccacctccacctccttccAGGCCTGGGGTTGTTGTGCCTCCACCCCCTCCAAACAGGATGTACCCTCCGCCACCACCAGCGCTGCCCTCTGCAGCACCTTCAggcccaccacctcctccacctctgtCCACGGCAGTGTCCGCCGCGccgccgcccccgcccccaccgccgccgccaccagGGCCACCACCTCCCCCTGGCCTCCCTCCTGATGGGGATCATCAAGTTCCAGCTCCTTCAGGAAACAAAGCAGCTCTTTTGGATCAAATTAGAGAGGGTGCTCAGCTGAAAAAAGTGGAGCAGAATAGTCGGCCTGTGTCCTGCTCAGGAAGGGATGCGCTCTTAGACCAGATACGACAGGGCATCCAACTGAAGTCT GTGTCTGATGGTCAGGAGTCCACACCGCCAACACCCGCAC